CCACAGTCCTAGAAATGGGACAGCAATCCACAAACCAAGGGGTAGGAATTTAAATCGAGAAAAATTAGCTATCAGAAAGAAATCAGCTGGGGTTACAGCAAGAGCATGCAAGAGGACGGAAATTAAATCTTGCTGGTAGATAGACTACTCGGACCTTATGTGAAGAATAAGTACCATTACCATTTCATATTTCATTTAGCATACAATGGAGATATCAAGAATGCAGAACTTGGACCGACAGGTAGGGCAGGGCACCAGATTGGAAAGCCATGTCTCTGGATGTTGCTGGTCTTGGCGGCTGGCAAACCACTTTCCCATGCAGGTTAGGCACCACATGGGGCGACAGTAACACTGCTGACATTCACCCTCATTTGGCTCCAAGCAGACTTTGACGAGTTTGATGTTAGCGGCTGTCTGCATGCAGCCAATACACGGCTCCAGTTCCTGTTTCAAAGAAATATCTTGCAATTAGAAAACGTCAGTCAATTTCTCAATGGGACACAAGTTAAGGATTTAAATGAGATCATTCACTTCTTTTTAAACATTAAAAGTTCTAGTTCACACACAGCCCTCTACCCTCGATATCGCTTTTCCAATAAAAATAAACCTAACTCCTTCTCCACAGCTTGCTTTGATTAGAGCTGGTATAACTTTGGTAACTCCATGTTGCATCCTCTCAAGGTCAATGATAACTTTCCCACGATGTGATGACCAGTACTGCATAGCACCCCAGCTGGAGTCTAATCATTACCATGTACAATATCACCTCGATTTGTATTCAATCCTTTTGCTAATGCAATTTGACACCTCATTTGTCTTTTTAACTATAACAAGAAAAAAGgcagacttgcatttaaaaagcatctttcatgaccatggggtgtcccaaagcgctttacagccaataaattacttttttgaagtgtaatcactgtggtaacgtaggaaacacaatttgcgcacagcaaggtcccacaaacagcattgtgataatgaccagataatcagtttttaggtgttggttgagggataaatattggccaggacatcggggagatctcccctgctctagttccattatgtggagatgccggtgatggactggggtggacaaatgtaaggaatcttacaacaccaggttatagtccaacagttttatttgaaaatcacaagctttcggaggctttctccttagtcaggtgagtgtgggcactcacctgatgaaggagaaagcctccgaaagcttgtgattttcaaataaaactgttggactataacctggtgttgtaagattccttacactagtTCCATTGGATCTTGTATGTCCACCTgcgagggcctcggtttaacgtttcatccaaaagacagatgGTGGTTTCGACCATTTCTCCTAATAACCCCCAGATTTCTTTCCTAACTGGTACACCGCGTGTTTCATTAAAACACACAATCTTTTCTTTGGTTCCTTGTTCCTAGTCTAATTATTTTACATTTGCTGGCCCGGTTTCCTAAAAAAATCCAAATCCTTCTGTGATTAGGGTGGGGAAGGCCAACTGTAGACTTCCATGGAAGTATGAACCAGATTGGCACAATAGCCTCAATCATCTGTCTTACCTTTGTAACAATAATCCTCATTATTTAATCTACTTCAGATTTTAGTATTGTTTAAAAACTTGGTTTGGACATTCTCGGTCAGTTATACACCTCATAAatcacaaataattcaattcaggGCGAGCTGCAGCTTCCGCCACACTCCGTACCCGTGCCACCGATTGCATTCCCCTCACTGTCTTAGGTTGAACCGGACTACTTGCAACCTCTGCTTTatatttgaccctaagctgaacttccaaccccatattctgTCCATCACAGAGACTGGAGGAAGTTTATAGGTTTCCAAGTGCTTATAAATTTGTGGTCCaagtcagaaaaaaaaaacatgctttTTTATTCCAAAATAATTTTGACAGTGTAGAGTGTGAAACGCTCTTAAAGTTTTCATATAAATAAAAGCTTTGCCAGCCTCCCGACGGCATTTCTctcgtcagccatggctcagagtTTAGCACTTtcatccgagtcagaaggttatcggttcaagtcccactccagagacttgagcacaaaatccaggttgacactcaagtgcagtattgagggagtgctgcactgtcggaggtgccgtcttttggattagacgttaaactgaggccctgtctgccctctcaggtggggataaagatcccatggcactatttcgaagaagggctggggagttctccctgatgtcctggccaatatttatccctcaaccaacatcactaaaaaacagattatctggccattatcacattgctatttgtgggaccgtgctgtgtgcaaattggctgccgtgcttcccACATTATAACATTTATTattaacatttcaaaagtacttcactggctgtaaagcgctttgggacatcctgaggtcgttatataaatgcaagactttcttatgGCAGCTTTTTGAAGGCGAGTGCAACCTCCCCCTTAAAggaattcctgatctcagcctTACCGTTGGTAGAAGGCACTATGCAAAGGCAACACTAGGTAGCAAGGAAGAAAAGGGTGCAATTTTCTCTTCAAAGAATGCAGGTTTAGCTCAGCAAATTACATGCACAGGTCAAAAGGTATAATAATCTGACCCACACCCAGCCAGCCCTCTGCTTCTattgtattcatagaatcatagaatgatacagcacagaaagaggccattcggcccctcatgcctgtgccggctctttgtaagagctatccaattagtcccactcccctgctctttccccatagccctgcaaatttttccccttcaagtatttatccaattcccttttgaaagttattacaaaATCtggtttcaccaccctttcaggcaatgcattccagatcataacaaatcgctgcgTAAACATttgttcctcatgtcgcctctggtccttttgccaattatcttaaatctgtgtcttctggttaccgacccttctgccactggtaacagtttctccttgtttactatatcaaaacccttcatgattttgaacaactctatcaaatctccttaaccttctctgctctaaggagaataaccccagtctTAATTAAGAATTATATTCATACTGTATTGATGGCATTAACTTTTGTATCACCTGGTGCAAGCAACACATTTTGTGGACCTTCTCACATTGATGTAGCATGAAAAGCAGCCCTCTTCTTACCACTGTTAAGCCAAATTGTCATCCATTGTCTTAGTAATTAAGGAGCTTAATCATTACTCAGGCAGCCTTTAGAAGGGGAAACTGGGAAGCACATCTTCTATGTGGATGAGCAGCTTGATCTATAGAACAGATTACTAATGCTGGAGGGAGGAGTCTGGGCCCACACGTCACCTCTTCCAACAGGAAATGAGGAATGGGGTGTACAAAGTAAAAATGGTTGAGGGGTTGCTGAGAAGAAATTATGGAAAACACCTTTACCATCACTAATTCAGAAGGTTAAAATCCTAATAAATTTGCATCACTGTACAATTCCTCCCTCCATTGTTAAATGGTGCAAAGATAATGGACTGATTTACAGATACAGAGAATATGCTTCATATCTCATTTTCATACACAGGATTGGGCCCAGTGTTAACTTTGCATTGCCATGTTGTCACACAACATACCACAGTGATACAGGTAATAAAAATGTTTAACTTAGATAACACGTACCTGGTTACCAGATAGAGGATACCGCTGGTTCAACTCCACCTGGACCTTGAAGGTGTCAAGAAACATGTCGCTCAGAGACTGATGGATGACTACATTATGGGCATTTCGAACTGGTGTGTGGAGCTTCTCACGGAGTTCGCCGTACTCAGTCGAATTCAGCCTGTGAATAATCAGATAAATAGACTTCAATTTCTGAGGTGAAACAATTTTAATTTCtctctgcacccccccaccccaccaaaaaaaTCTGCTTCTCACTAGGTGCGGTTTTgttaggggggagtgggaggtgggAGGGCATAGAAGACATAATGTGTGGCGCTGACTCGGGAAAGAGGGAAATCAGGCCCATAAGACAAGGGGTATGGTTTCAAGTTTTAATCAGTGATAACTTGGATAAATAAATTGGATATCCAGCTATAGATTGAAATCCATTACCTACCTAATGTCGAATGGCTTGACGTTCGGATTGATGCTGCCCACTCGAATCGTAAGGAATTGTACAGGAGTATTCAGGTCAGGACACAGCTCATGCTGCCTTGATTCAGTCAATGTGAGGTGAATGTCCTGCTGCTGTGCTATGTGAACACTATATGTAGTCACCTTCATCACCCAGGTATCAGTAACAATAACTCGGGCGCCTGGTGCACCGGAAGCGAATTTATCGATCCTTCGGAACTCAGTATTAACAGAAGATGCCACAGCTCTCCAACCAGACTGCGGAAGGGCATGGTGCGCAAGGCTTCTGGCTATCGGATGGTTGCCCCACTTATTTAAGGACCAGTACAACACCATGAGGCTAACAAAGGCGGGGATGAGCACGGCAGCCACCAAGTAAATTATCCAACCCTCACTCACTAGAAAGTAGAAATGCTTTTCACCAGAAGATGCAACACACATTCCTGCATAATAGCCTGCAATAAACAAACAACAGTGGTAAGAGATGAGTAACATATATGAAAAGAGCACTTCAGAAAAGCATCACATGCTTTCAAAACTGTGGTCATCACTCGTCTCAAAAAATGCCACCCAAAATATTTCTACTCTAACtacagccccatctccaaccttcccttTCTCGCCAATATAATCCTTGCACTCATACATCAACTcacactttttgaaatgtagtagcAATTTTCTAGGCAAATGCAACAGTAATTCTGTGCATAGCAATGTCCCATAACTAGccataagatgaatgaccagtcaacCTCCTTTCAGGTAATAATGGCTGAGGGGGAATGTTGCCCAGGCAGCTTGTTGAAATTGTAACCTGTGATCTTCAAAATCTACCAGCACGACTAGAATAGGCAgaactttggtttaatgtctcattccaaGGATAGTACCTCCAACAAAGCAGCACTCTCTTCATACTGCACTGAGGGTGGATAAAGAATTGGGTGAAAGAGAGGAAGCAGTATAACTAatcatagaaaagcagaattttttttttttaaaaggtgagagactaagaaatgtcagTATTCAGAGGGGTTTGGGTATCTTTgtccatgaatcacagaaagttaacatgcaggtacagcaagcaattaggaaggcaaggtgGTTGAGTATAAGAGctcttattgcaagggggttggagtatagaagtaaggaggtattgctgcaaatatatagggctctggtgagacacacctggagtactggggacagttttagtctccttacccaagaaaggatattcttgccttagaggggatgcaatgaaagttcactggattgattcctgggatgagaaggttgtcctatggaggagagattgagtagaatgggccaatattctctggagtttagaagaattagagattatctcactgaaacataaaattcttagagggcttgacagggtaaatgctagagactgttttccttggctggagagtctagaactaggggtcatagtctcaagataaggggtcagccatttaggaccgtgataaggaaaaatttcttcactcaaggttgtgaatctttggaattctctaccctagaggacaatggatgctcagtcgttcagtatattcaagatggagattgatagatttttggacactaagggaatcaagggatataggaatAGGGCACGAAAGtatagttgaggtcgaagatcagccatgatcttattgaatggtggagctggctcAGGGGGCCATCCTTGGACCCCTATTCTTTCTGGTCTACATAACAACCTGGATTCAGAAATGTTATGCAAGTTGATCacctttgcagatgatactaaattaAGTGGGTCAGTTGAgtctgatgaagcagctaaagaacTTAGGGACTTAAGTAAAAATTGCAAGTAGAGTTATACTAAATGAAATTCTATACCAATACATGTAAGGTATTACACACAAGGAAAAAATAGGGAACACTCTTGCTCAATGAATGTTGTTGGACTACCCAGAAGACAAAGTGATTTGGGAGTGATAGTAGACTCAACAATTATGTCCGGTTATTGCAAAGCAGCAGCTAACAAAGCAAATAGGTGTTGAGTTATATTGCCAAATTGAGAGAGCGCGCAAGTCTGGGGGCTTCATATTGAAGCTGTGTAAGTTTTCAGCacaaggactgtgttcagttctggttagTAAGGCACAAAGGAAAAACATCTGTGCTGTGAAAGCAACACAGCCAAGGACCATAAGGCTGATCTCAAGTGTCAGAAGACAGTTGTGAAGAAAGATTTGAAACATTGAGACTGTTTAGCTTTTTAAGGAGGTAAATCAGAGAAAACCTTAAGAGGTATGCAAGATAATCAGTTGACTAGAAAGGTTAGTCTGGAATACTAGTTCAAATTAAATCATGGGTAAGAATAGGTACAAGCCAGTAAAATGCAATTCAGGTCTAATGTCAGGAACCATTTCTTCACCAAAGAGTTATCAATGCCAAGAATGATTTTCTGAGTAGGGTAACGGAGGCAAAAATTGTTGAATGATTCAGGAGAGTTGGATGTTGCGGTGGCTTCCCTCATCGGTACTTATCTTTCTGCATGGGTGTGCCAGCATTTACAGTATTGTGTGTTCAAACCCACAGCttgctgtcagctgtggctcagtgatagcacacccacctctaagtcagaaggttgccagttcaagtcccattccagagccttgagcacaacaTCAAGGCCGACACACccaatgcagtaccgagggagtgcttcattgttggaggtgccagctttcggatgagacattaaaccgaggccctgtctgccctctcagttggatgtaaaagatctcattgaagaagagcagggagttctccccagtgtccaggccaatatttatccctcaactaacatcactaaaaaaaaaattatctggccatttacctcaatgctgtttgtgggagcttgctgtgtgcaatttggctgctgtgtttcctacaacagtgacttcacttcaaaagtacttcattgactgtagtgAAGtattgaggtagtgaaaggtgctatataaatgcaagtcttactttctttaactcagaagcaagagtgagcCAAGTTGGCACAAACACGTCACCTTACTCATAGTTTTAAAATATAAACTAATAACCAGCAGCTTCCTCTTTCAGCTCCAGTCCCTTCATTTGAATTTGGGAGGATCTACTTCAAAAAGCACCACCGTGTGCGATTCCTTAACACCTCTAGTTAAAAAAAATAACGAAGCACAAACCCAAAAGTCAATGGCGAGCTCACTACTGACAAGTGGTGTATCAGGGGCTTGGGTACCATCCGAAGTTTAACAAAAGTTAACTCTGCGCTCCGTCCAATGAAGCCATTGGCGGCGATTCGCCCTACAGTCCACGACAGCAGCGCAACATGCAAACAAGCCCCGGTCCCCGGCCCCCGGCCCTGACCTAGCGGCAGCAGCGAGTGCACGGTGACGGTGGCCGCCGTCCTGCGGATGTGGTAGTGGATGAAGCCCACGTCCTCGCTGCCCAGCTGCTCCGACAGCAGATCCTGCACCGTCACCCCCGCCGAGCGGAACTCGGTCGGAGTGAAGACGAAGCAAAAGGACAAGACGACATAGAAGAGACTGAAAGCCACCTCAGGGCTGTCCATCCTCGACCCCCCCaccggcccaggcccaggccccacAGTCCCGTCCCGGCCCGGCCCGACCCACTACCACCACCGTCACCCCTGGAGACACGGATATCCGCCTCAGGCCCCGCACGCATGCGCCGAGCGTTGAGTCTTCTGG
The DNA window shown above is from Heptranchias perlo isolate sHepPer1 chromosome 1, sHepPer1.hap1, whole genome shotgun sequence and carries:
- the tmem129 gene encoding E3 ubiquitin-protein ligase TM129; translated protein: MDSPEVAFSLFYVVLSFCFVFTPTEFRSAGVTVQDLLSEQLGSEDVGFIHYHIRRTAATVTVHSLLPLGYYAGMCVASSGEKHFYFLVSEGWIIYLVAAVLIPAFVSLMVLYWSLNKWGNHPIARSLAHHALPQSGWRAVASSVNTEFRRIDKFASGAPGARVIVTDTWVMKVTTYSVHIAQQQDIHLTLTESRQHELCPDLNTPVQFLTIRVGSINPNVKPFDIRLNSTEYGELREKLHTPVRNAHNVVIHQSLSDMFLDTFKVQVELNQRYPLSGNQELEPCIGCMQTAANIKLVKVCLEPNEGECQQCYCRPMWCLTCMGKWFASRQDQQHPETWLSNLVPCPTCRSKFCILDISIVC